The Streptomyces sp. NBC_01298 genome contains the following window.
CTCCAGCTCGCGTAGAGCTTCTGCCCGGCGTTGAACTTGCCCGCCGGGCGGGCGGCCGGCCGGTGGTCGCGGCGCAGGGCGGAGCGGAGCCAGGTGCGGTCGTGCGGGCCGAAGCGGTTCAGCCGGCGCAGGTCACCGCGGAAGGCCCGGGAGCCGAGCCCCAGCAGGACGGGCGCCGGGATCAGCAGTCCGGACCACTCGTGGACGGTGACCACGAGGTGGCGGCGGCCGACGAGTTCGGCGAGGGGCGGCAGGTAGAGGCAGGCCGCACTCGCCAGGCACACCCCGGTGAGGGTGGCGGTGGCCAGGTGGACCAGCCGCACGGCGGGGCCGAACCGGCGTACGCGGGCGGGGTGCCCGGCCGCGGACTCCTCGGGCGAGGCTACGGATCCGGCCTGCCCCACCTGTGCGGCGTGTTCGGTCTGTCCGGCGTGTCCGGCCTGTCCGGCCGGGAGTTCAGACGGTCGGGGCATCGTCGCGTCCGTTCGATTTGCCGACCCAGGCGTCGACGTC
Protein-coding sequences here:
- a CDS encoding cytochrome b/b6 domain-containing protein; this encodes MGQAGSVASPEESAAGHPARVRRFGPAVRLVHLATATLTGVCLASAACLYLPPLAELVGRRHLVVTVHEWSGLLIPAPVLLGLGSRAFRGDLRRLNRFGPHDRTWLRSALRRDHRPAARPAGKFNAGQKLYASWSTGAALVMLGTGLLMWFTGLAPLTWRTGATFVHDWLAIAMTVAVAGHVVMAVRDPEARRGMRTGSVTADWARREHPLWRPDGSSASGAVRPTPARPPRPGRR